A single region of the Brachypodium distachyon strain Bd21 chromosome 3, Brachypodium_distachyon_v3.0, whole genome shotgun sequence genome encodes:
- the LOC100839517 gene encoding probable glucosamine 6-phosphate N-acetyltransferase 2, whose amino-acid sequence MASSSPEPAAAAEADGSVQIRRLEIADREKGFLSLLSQLSSCPDLTASQFAGCFNDLAALGDDHVILVAEDPSAAPEQRILSTGCLFVERKFLRGCGKVGHVEDIVVDAAARGRGLGLRVVRRLVEIAKEAGCYKVILDCTPELRAYYAKCGFVEKGIQMAVYF is encoded by the coding sequence ATGGCATCCTCCTCACCggaacccgccgccgccgccgaagccgacggCTCCGTCCAAATCCGTCGCCTAGAGATCGCCGACCGAGAGAAGGGCTTCCTTTCCCTCCTCTCGCAGCTCTCCTCGTGCCCGGACCTCACCGCGTCCCAGTTCGCCGGGTGCTTCAACGACCTCGCGGCCCTCGGCGACGACCACGTCATCCTCGTggccgaggacccctccgccgccccggaACAGCGGATCCTTTCCACGGGGTGCCTCTTCGTGGAGCGCAAGTTCCTCCGCGGCTGCGGCAAGGTGGGGCACGTGGAGGACATCGTggtcgacgccgccgcgcgcgggcGAGGCCTCGGGCTCCGCGTCGTGCGCCGCCTCGTGGAGATCGCGAAGGAAGCAGGCTGCTACAAGGTCATCCTGGACTGTACCCCCGAGCTGCGCGCGTACTACGCCAAATGCGGCTTCGTGGAGAAGGGGATTCAAATGGCCGTGTACTTCTGA